The Umboniibacter marinipuniceus genomic sequence GCGGAAGAGTTGTTGTCGGGTAGAAAACCCCCACCAGAGAAGATCTCCGCCATGGTTTGGCGCACACTTGGACGTGAATTTCGCAAACTCGGCTACTTCATTCCCCGCGCGATAGGCGTATTGTTAGGTTGCTTCCTACTCGGTTTCATACCGGTCGTAGGCTTAGCGGCCCCATTCCTAGCTTTCGCATGGGCCGCTTGGTCGTTGTGCATTCAATATTCGGACTATTGTTTTGATAACCACCAAATCAACTTCAATGAAACGCTTAACAAGCTGCGTCAGACCCGCCCACAGAGCTACGGTTTCGGCGCCACCATTGCTGGCGCCTCGATGATACCCATTATTAATTGGTTTGTGATGCCAGCCGCGGTGATTGGAGGCGTTGTCTACTGGGTAGAAAAACACCAAGACCCGCATTTTAAGGCCAAAGATACGACCAACGACAAGGCTATTCGCGACCAAAACACCCCTAGCTAGGAATCAGCTAGGGGTACCTGCTAATGGAGTACATGCGTTAAACCGTCGAGCGCCATCTGGACGGAGATCATCACTAGAATCATCCCCATTAAACGCTCTACCGCAACCAAGCCACGATCGCCCAACAACTGATAGAACTTAGTTGAGAAGAACAAGATCACCGCTGACACGCCCCATGCAGCAAGCAGCGCCCCAGTCCACTCCATCATCATATCCGGATTTTGACCCACCAATAGCATCAAGAATGCCAAGGCTGAAGGCCCCGCAACCAGTGGGATGGCTAAAGGCACAATGAATGGTTCGCCGGAGGCATGCTCCCCCATAATTCCGCCTTCAGCCGGCGGAAAAATCATCCGGATAGCAATAATGAATAGCACAATGGCGCCACCGATTGAGATGGTCTCGGTTTGCAAGCCCAGCGCATCCAGTACAACTTTACCAAAGAAGAGGAAAAACAAAAGAATCCCAAGCGCAATGAGAAGCTCGCGGATAAGCACCCGCTTACGTCGCTTCTCATCCACATCACGAAGCACCGCCAAGAATACAGGGATATTTCCAAGCGGATCCATTACCAGCAATAG encodes the following:
- a CDS encoding YhgN family NAAT transporter produces the protein MDWLTAFLTLLLVMDPLGNIPVFLAVLRDVDEKRRKRVLIRELLIALGILLFFLFFGKVVLDALGLQTETISIGGAIVLFIIAIRMIFPPAEGGIMGEHASGEPFIVPLAIPLVAGPSALAFLMLLVGQNPDMMMEWTGALLAAWGVSAVILFFSTKFYQLLGDRGLVAVERLMGMILVMISVQMALDGLTHVLH
- the cysZ gene encoding sulfate transporter CysZ, translated to MAPPQLPISSFTYVAKGLRLLLDKRIRPFVVIPISINAVLFIALNIYVFSHLSEWNQWLVDTYLPDWDWLRALVGWLVAILATLGILVGSAYTFNFVAGLIAAPFNGLLAEKAEELLSGRKPPPEKISAMVWRTLGREFRKLGYFIPRAIGVLLGCFLLGFIPVVGLAAPFLAFAWAAWSLCIQYSDYCFDNHQINFNETLNKLRQTRPQSYGFGATIAGASMIPIINWFVMPAAVIGGVVYWVEKHQDPHFKAKDTTNDKAIRDQNTPS